One genomic region from Kineobactrum salinum encodes:
- a CDS encoding Zn-ribbon domain-containing OB-fold protein gives MHCDFFQFPRQEHCPGCLQSLQERSLGGTGVIYSVTTVRVRPPLGLPQPYAVAYVDLDDVPLRVFGLIDPDQCESVCIGDRVVLKVLPLGLNQQQQSCLRPCFHRLTNQE, from the coding sequence GTGCACTGTGACTTCTTCCAGTTTCCGCGTCAGGAACATTGTCCCGGCTGTCTCCAGAGCCTGCAGGAACGGTCACTGGGGGGTACCGGTGTCATCTACAGCGTGACTACCGTTCGGGTCAGGCCCCCGCTGGGCCTTCCCCAGCCCTATGCCGTCGCCTACGTGGATCTGGACGACGTGCCATTGCGGGTGTTTGGTCTGATCGACCCCGATCAGTGCGAGAGCGTTTGCATCGGCGATCGCGTCGTTTTGAAAGTGCTCCCCCTGGGATTGAATCAGCAGCAGCAAAGCTGCCTGCGCCCCTGCTTCCACCGATTGACTAATCAGGAATAA
- a CDS encoding TonB-dependent receptor: protein MPAKNRTRYLGSLIAAVALGNSVQSDAQEQAHSTAAYTLEEVTVTARKREESLQDAPVSVTAFTNSTLEARSLFNLGNLSAVTPNVDISHGKGDGGSTNAAVYIRGVGQNDFIFPTDPGVGIYVDGVYIARSIGGMMDLSDIERVEVLRGPQGTLYGKNTIGGAINVVTTRPGNETEGTLRVTAGSRDRLDLEGSISVPLIPRHLFGKVAVASKNQDGYSRRLLDGTDMGDTNLDTLRAGVSWLASDDVDVYLAYDVTRIRQNGAPGTLLETFDDPSGLYAIYNALAAPLATGPGLEPGSQFDNRWVTDSPYRSNGTGPTRDHNDTWGLTATVDWQLGSTLNLKAITGYREMDAEIQVDMDYSPFPIVQTDEQQEQTQFSQELQISGLAVDGRLQWLAGAYYFEEDITDNNTTFLASGIYDALEMLPGAFVPLVPDLPCPAAFPAPCAGGQGNPYNVMFDLDVNPLTGLETENWAAFANLSWALTERAGVTLGGRYSYEKKTYDIDSIFPNSGNVATPPTTDSQSWSQFTPKLGLDYRLDEDALLYFSWEQGFKSGGWNPRPLSPLEFKRYDQEELTAYEVGLKSRLFDNRMTLNLAAFFSEYEDLQLTSNSVNPDNGSLLLTVDNAGDVDIWGLELELVARPLEAVDINLGVGYMDNEYSSLSPATGYSIDNKLPQAPKWTANAGAQYRLGLGQYGSLTLRGDVTFRSRVYNDSFNTPEIVQSSYTLLNARLTWQSAAGSWRVALFGTNLTDEEYFTSAESVPSFGFRNAVYGRPSEWGVSITREF, encoded by the coding sequence ATGCCAGCAAAAAATCGGACCCGCTATCTGGGTAGCCTTATCGCGGCGGTAGCACTGGGCAACAGTGTCCAGAGCGACGCTCAAGAGCAGGCGCACAGCACTGCCGCCTACACGCTTGAGGAGGTGACGGTCACTGCACGCAAACGCGAGGAGAGCCTGCAGGATGCGCCGGTATCGGTCACCGCCTTTACCAACAGCACACTGGAAGCACGCTCCCTGTTTAATCTAGGCAACCTCTCTGCGGTCACGCCCAATGTCGACATCAGTCATGGCAAGGGCGATGGTGGCAGCACCAATGCAGCAGTCTATATCCGCGGCGTGGGTCAGAACGATTTCATCTTCCCCACCGATCCGGGGGTGGGCATCTATGTCGACGGGGTCTATATCGCCCGCAGCATCGGCGGCATGATGGATCTGTCGGATATAGAACGAGTGGAAGTATTGCGAGGGCCGCAGGGTACGCTGTACGGCAAGAACACAATTGGTGGTGCCATCAACGTGGTGACGACCCGGCCCGGAAACGAAACAGAGGGTACCCTGCGGGTCACCGCCGGCAGCCGCGACCGCCTTGACCTGGAGGGCAGTATCAGTGTGCCGCTGATTCCCCGGCACCTGTTCGGCAAAGTGGCGGTGGCCTCGAAAAATCAGGATGGTTACAGTCGGCGCCTGCTGGATGGAACTGATATGGGCGACACCAATCTCGATACGCTGCGGGCGGGGGTGAGCTGGCTGGCATCGGATGATGTGGATGTCTACCTGGCCTATGATGTCACCCGTATCCGCCAGAATGGCGCCCCGGGTACCCTGCTGGAAACGTTCGATGATCCGAGCGGCCTGTATGCCATCTACAACGCGCTTGCCGCCCCCCTGGCGACGGGGCCGGGGTTGGAGCCGGGTAGCCAGTTTGATAATCGTTGGGTGACCGACAGCCCGTATCGCTCCAATGGTACCGGCCCCACACGCGACCATAATGACACCTGGGGGCTGACCGCGACTGTAGACTGGCAGCTGGGCTCCACCCTGAATCTGAAAGCCATCACTGGCTACCGGGAAATGGACGCAGAGATCCAAGTAGACATGGATTATTCGCCGTTTCCAATCGTGCAAACTGACGAGCAGCAGGAACAGACGCAGTTCAGCCAGGAGCTGCAGATCAGTGGCTTGGCGGTGGATGGGCGGCTGCAATGGCTGGCGGGCGCTTATTATTTCGAGGAAGACATTACCGACAACAACACCACGTTCCTGGCCTCGGGCATCTACGATGCACTGGAAATGCTGCCCGGGGCGTTCGTTCCGCTGGTGCCCGACCTTCCCTGCCCTGCAGCCTTCCCTGCCCCCTGTGCCGGAGGTCAGGGGAACCCCTACAACGTGATGTTCGACCTCGACGTAAACCCGCTGACCGGGCTGGAGACTGAGAACTGGGCGGCCTTCGCCAACCTCTCATGGGCATTGACCGAGCGGGCAGGGGTGACCCTGGGTGGTCGCTACTCCTATGAGAAGAAGACCTATGACATCGATTCGATCTTTCCCAACTCCGGCAATGTTGCTACCCCGCCCACCACAGACAGTCAGAGCTGGTCCCAGTTTACGCCCAAGCTCGGTCTCGACTACCGCCTGGACGAGGATGCGCTGCTGTATTTTTCCTGGGAACAGGGTTTCAAGAGCGGCGGCTGGAATCCCCGCCCCCTGAGTCCACTGGAGTTCAAGCGCTATGATCAGGAGGAGCTGACCGCCTATGAAGTCGGCCTTAAATCCCGCTTGTTTGACAATCGCATGACCCTTAACCTGGCCGCGTTTTTCAGCGAGTACGAGGACCTTCAACTGACCTCCAATTCCGTCAACCCGGACAACGGCTCTCTGCTGCTCACGGTGGACAATGCAGGCGATGTCGATATCTGGGGGCTGGAGCTGGAGCTGGTGGCACGTCCACTGGAGGCGGTGGATATCAATCTCGGCGTGGGATACATGGACAACGAATATTCCAGCCTGAGTCCAGCCACTGGCTATTCCATTGACAACAAGTTGCCACAGGCACCGAAATGGACTGCCAACGCCGGCGCGCAGTATCGGCTTGGACTGGGGCAATACGGCAGCCTTACCCTGCGTGGCGATGTCACGTTTCGCAGCAGGGTCTACAATGATTCATTCAACACGCCGGAAATCGTGCAGTCCTCCTATACCCTGCTCAACGCCCGTCTGACCTGGCAGAGCGCAGCGGGGAGCTGGCGTGTGGCCCTGTTCGGTACCAATCTTACAGATGAGGAGTATTTCACCAGTGCTGAATCTGTGCCGTCATTCGGCTTCCGCAATGCGGTATATGGACGGCCGTCGGAATGGGGTGTATCAATAACCCGGGAATTCTAG
- a CDS encoding MBL fold metallo-hydrolase: protein MNIVFLGGTETVTGSKFLVESGDTRILVDCGLFQGYKWLRERNWQTPPVDVDKLDAVVLTHAHLDHSGYIPRLYKAGYRGPVLTHHATRDLCSILLPDSGHIQEEDARFYARHKLGKHQQPEPLYDRKTAEDAMELFQTVEFHEQFEVGDLRIHLHPAGHILGAACVIIEAEGKRVCFSGDVGRPDDIMMFPPEPLPELDLLILESTYGNRRHAEADPWDQLAGIVKDTVANGGVLLIPSFAVGRAQVLQHLLATMMADKRIPTVPIYLDSPMAIDVSGIYHSHARHHRLSDSDCARMMRAVTYTHSVEESKALADISYPHIIIAGSGMITGGRILHHMKRLLANHRTTLLLTGYQAGGTRGARLMEGVDSVKIHGEYIPAKARVVMLDGLSGHGDCVDIAEWLKASDLKQGLPVKLVHGEPEAADNMRIYLQEHLDVQVDVAEYRSILRI, encoded by the coding sequence ATGAACATTGTCTTTTTGGGCGGCACCGAAACCGTTACCGGTTCCAAATTCCTGGTGGAAAGCGGCGATACCCGCATTCTGGTGGACTGCGGACTGTTTCAGGGCTACAAATGGCTGCGCGAACGCAACTGGCAGACGCCACCCGTGGACGTGGACAAACTGGATGCGGTTGTGCTTACTCACGCCCATCTGGACCACTCGGGTTACATTCCCCGGCTGTACAAAGCGGGTTATCGCGGCCCCGTGTTGACCCACCACGCCACCCGTGACCTGTGCAGTATTCTGCTGCCCGACAGCGGCCATATCCAGGAAGAGGATGCGCGCTTTTACGCCCGCCACAAGCTCGGCAAGCACCAGCAACCCGAACCGCTGTATGACCGGAAAACAGCCGAGGACGCCATGGAACTGTTCCAGACCGTGGAATTCCACGAGCAGTTCGAGGTAGGCGATTTACGCATCCACCTGCATCCCGCCGGACACATACTGGGAGCGGCCTGTGTCATTATCGAGGCCGAGGGCAAACGCGTATGCTTCTCCGGGGATGTGGGCCGCCCGGACGATATCATGATGTTTCCGCCAGAACCCCTGCCAGAGCTGGATTTACTGATCCTCGAGTCCACCTACGGCAACCGCCGGCACGCCGAGGCTGACCCCTGGGATCAGTTGGCCGGCATAGTGAAAGACACCGTAGCCAACGGCGGCGTGCTGTTGATTCCCAGCTTTGCCGTAGGCCGTGCCCAGGTATTGCAGCACCTACTGGCCACCATGATGGCTGACAAGCGTATTCCCACCGTGCCCATTTATCTGGACAGTCCGATGGCCATTGATGTGTCGGGCATCTACCACAGCCACGCCCGACATCATCGCCTGAGCGACAGTGACTGCGCGCGGATGATGAGAGCGGTAACCTATACCCACAGTGTAGAAGAGTCCAAGGCACTGGCCGATATCTCCTATCCGCATATTATTATCGCCGGCAGTGGCATGATTACCGGCGGGCGCATACTGCACCACATGAAGCGGCTCCTGGCCAATCACCGAACCACCCTGTTGCTCACCGGTTATCAGGCCGGTGGTACCCGCGGAGCCCGCCTGATGGAGGGCGTGGACTCGGTCAAAATACACGGCGAATACATTCCCGCCAAAGCGCGGGTGGTCATGCTAGACGGTCTCTCCGGTCATGGCGACTGTGTCGACATAGCCGAGTGGCTCAAGGCCTCCGACCTCAAGCAAGGACTGCCTGTCAAACTGGTTCACGGCGAACCCGAAGCAGCAGACAATATGCGGATCTATCTGCAGGAGCACCTGGACGTGCAGGTCGACGTAGCCGAATACCGGTCCATACTCAGGATCTGA
- a CDS encoding ribose-phosphate diphosphokinase, whose translation MTPVVFSLCTELPLFAPLAMALGAETGAVNYRLFPDGESYLRIDSPVTGRDCVVLANLADPNAQYLPLTFLTATLRELGANTVGLVAPYLCYMRQDKRFMEGEAITSRLFAERLSEEVDWLVTVDPHLHRYRRLDEIYSIPTATVQGAPALAKWLVSQDDRLLLVGPDSESEQWVAAIADAVGQPCVIGQKVRRGDRDVTVSLPDLSAYTEHTAVIIDDVISSGQTILQTLSALQQQGIAHIDCAAVHGIFADGVDRMLYSRGIRRLITTNAIPHASNLADLTPLLREPILELITQTAADRSRRA comes from the coding sequence ATGACGCCCGTTGTCTTTTCCCTGTGTACCGAGCTGCCACTGTTTGCACCTCTGGCTATGGCTCTTGGCGCCGAGACAGGGGCCGTCAATTATCGCTTGTTTCCCGATGGCGAAAGCTATCTGCGGATCGACTCGCCGGTCACCGGCCGCGACTGTGTGGTGCTGGCCAATCTGGCAGACCCCAACGCCCAGTACCTGCCGCTGACATTTCTCACCGCCACCCTGAGAGAACTGGGCGCCAACACGGTAGGTCTGGTGGCCCCCTATTTGTGCTATATGCGTCAGGACAAGCGTTTTATGGAAGGCGAGGCAATCACTTCGCGCCTTTTTGCCGAGCGGCTGTCCGAAGAAGTGGACTGGCTGGTCACGGTAGACCCTCACCTGCACCGCTATCGGCGCCTGGATGAAATTTACTCCATCCCCACCGCCACGGTGCAGGGCGCACCGGCACTCGCCAAATGGCTTGTAAGCCAGGATGACAGGCTGCTGCTGGTGGGGCCGGACAGCGAAAGTGAACAATGGGTCGCGGCCATTGCGGATGCCGTCGGCCAGCCCTGTGTCATCGGCCAGAAGGTGCGCCGGGGCGATCGCGACGTCACTGTAAGCCTGCCCGATCTGTCCGCCTACACGGAACACACGGCGGTGATCATCGACGATGTCATCAGCAGCGGGCAAACCATCCTACAAACCCTCAGCGCACTTCAGCAGCAGGGCATAGCGCACATCGATTGCGCGGCAGTTCACGGTATTTTTGCCGACGGCGTCGACCGAATGCTTTACAGTCGGGGTATTCGTCGTTTGATCACCACCAACGCCATACCTCATGCCTCCAATCTGGCCGACCTGACACCACTGTTGCGGGAACCCATACTGGAGTTGATCACCCAAACCGCTGCTGACAGGAGTCGCCGCGCATGA
- a CDS encoding thymidine phosphorylase family protein, which yields MSQAQTLHAINMGIDTHEEPVVYMRRDCDVCRAEGFTANARVQVSAGRHHIIATLNIVAGDLLPESSAGLSSSAWHYLQLHDGDPLAITHAPVVRSLRYLRKKIHGHELCAEEIAAIIGDIGRRLYSDVEVASFLTACAGDRLSIDEVIELTRAMVAVGTRLSWPDYPFVYDKHCVGGLPGNRTTPIVIAIASAAGLVIPKTSSRAITSPAGTADTMEVLTEVDLPLESMQRVVHETGACLVWGGRINLSPTDDLLIRIEKALDIDSDGQLVASVLSKKIAAGSTHILIDIPVGPTAKVRDRAHAERLSTMFATVATALGVKVHCVLTDGSQTIGYGIGPVEEARDVLAVLNNDPAAPADLAERACLLASHLLSMASGRDEAKSLSEARNILQSGRAWQQFERICLAQGGLKSLPEATHTTTLKARATGTLQGTDNRRLAQLAKLAGAPNSPVSGLRLAVKLGADVESGQALARLFAATGGELDYALNYYRRNRDMFEIG from the coding sequence ATGAGTCAGGCGCAAACCCTGCACGCCATCAATATGGGAATCGATACTCACGAAGAGCCCGTAGTGTATATGCGCAGGGACTGCGATGTCTGTCGGGCCGAGGGTTTTACCGCCAACGCCCGCGTCCAGGTCAGCGCTGGCAGGCACCACATCATTGCCACCCTCAACATCGTGGCAGGAGACCTCCTGCCCGAGAGCAGTGCAGGCCTGTCCAGCAGCGCCTGGCACTATTTGCAACTGCACGACGGCGATCCGCTGGCCATTACTCACGCACCGGTGGTGAGGTCCCTGCGTTATTTACGCAAGAAGATCCACGGACACGAACTTTGCGCCGAGGAAATCGCGGCCATTATAGGCGACATCGGCCGCCGCCTGTACTCGGATGTCGAAGTGGCCAGCTTCCTCACGGCCTGCGCGGGGGACCGCCTCAGCATTGACGAGGTGATCGAACTGACTCGCGCCATGGTGGCTGTGGGTACCCGCCTGAGCTGGCCCGACTACCCGTTCGTGTACGACAAGCATTGTGTGGGTGGCCTGCCCGGCAACCGCACCACGCCGATCGTGATCGCCATTGCCAGCGCGGCGGGACTGGTAATCCCGAAAACCTCATCACGCGCCATTACCTCTCCGGCGGGCACCGCCGACACCATGGAGGTGCTGACCGAGGTGGATCTGCCGCTGGAGTCGATGCAGCGTGTGGTACACGAAACGGGGGCCTGTCTCGTCTGGGGCGGACGCATCAACCTGAGCCCCACCGACGACCTGTTGATCCGTATCGAGAAAGCGCTGGATATCGACAGCGATGGCCAACTCGTGGCCTCGGTGCTGTCGAAGAAAATTGCCGCCGGTTCCACCCATATTCTCATCGACATTCCGGTGGGCCCGACCGCCAAGGTGCGCGACAGGGCTCACGCCGAACGTCTGTCGACAATGTTTGCCACTGTCGCCACCGCGCTGGGCGTAAAAGTACACTGTGTGCTCACCGACGGCTCCCAAACCATCGGTTACGGCATAGGTCCGGTGGAAGAGGCACGGGACGTACTGGCTGTACTCAACAATGACCCCGCCGCACCGGCGGATCTTGCCGAACGTGCCTGCCTGCTGGCCTCGCACTTGCTGTCAATGGCAAGTGGTAGAGACGAGGCAAAAAGCCTGTCGGAGGCGCGAAACATATTGCAATCAGGCCGCGCATGGCAGCAGTTCGAGCGTATCTGCCTGGCCCAGGGCGGCTTGAAAAGCCTGCCCGAGGCCACTCACACCACGACCCTCAAGGCGCGCGCCACCGGTACGCTGCAAGGCACCGACAACCGCCGTCTGGCCCAGCTGGCCAAACTGGCCGGCGCGCCCAACTCACCGGTCTCCGGCCTGCGCCTGGCGGTAAAACTGGGCGCCGATGTAGAATCCGGACAAGCCCTGGCCCGGCTTTTCGCCGCTACCGGTGGGGAACTGGACTATGCCCTGAATTACTATCGCCGGAACCGGGACATGTTCGAGATCGGCTAG
- a CDS encoding prenyltransferase, whose translation MVALFKVLGGVARLPFLTLTVVCISLATTAAWYQQAAPSAELVVLVFGMALAAHISANALNEYFDFRSGLDFLTRRSPFNGGSGTLVAQPNQAPLALGLGILSLILVCAAGLWLSALQSWHLLWLGIPGVALIYTYTQYLNKHPLLCLIAPGLGFGGFMTLGAYWVLAGQVDAMALSLATLLALLISNLLLLNQFPDVEADRQVGRRHLPIVLGRTGSAVVFTVILAATYLLLVVFVWQGWLPRQSLLALFSLPLVWPLVRKLFRYAEQVEHLTPVLALNTILTHVLPALLLLGLVWAGFSPATDV comes from the coding sequence ATGGTGGCTCTGTTTAAGGTCCTTGGCGGCGTGGCGCGTCTGCCCTTTCTAACACTCACGGTCGTCTGTATAAGCCTGGCGACAACAGCCGCCTGGTATCAGCAAGCGGCCCCCTCCGCAGAGCTCGTCGTGCTGGTTTTTGGCATGGCGCTGGCGGCGCATATCAGTGCCAATGCACTGAATGAATATTTTGACTTTCGTTCCGGGCTGGATTTTCTGACCCGGCGCTCTCCCTTCAACGGCGGCAGCGGCACACTGGTGGCGCAGCCAAACCAGGCCCCGCTGGCATTGGGCCTGGGTATATTGAGCCTGATCCTGGTCTGCGCAGCCGGGCTCTGGCTCAGCGCACTGCAGAGCTGGCATTTGTTGTGGCTGGGAATTCCCGGGGTCGCGTTGATTTATACCTACACCCAGTACCTGAACAAGCATCCACTACTGTGCCTGATTGCACCGGGATTGGGTTTTGGCGGCTTCATGACGCTGGGCGCTTACTGGGTCTTGGCCGGCCAGGTGGATGCCATGGCGCTGAGCCTGGCGACTTTGCTGGCACTGCTGATCAGCAATTTGCTGCTGCTCAATCAATTTCCCGATGTGGAAGCTGATCGCCAGGTAGGCCGCCGGCATCTTCCCATTGTGCTGGGGCGAACGGGCAGTGCAGTTGTCTTCACCGTGATATTGGCCGCCACTTACCTATTGTTGGTGGTGTTTGTCTGGCAGGGATGGCTGCCTCGGCAGAGCTTGTTGGCCCTGTTCAGTCTGCCTCTGGTTTGGCCCTTGGTACGCAAGCTGTTTCGCTATGCCGAGCAGGTCGAACATCTGACGCCTGTGCTGGCACTCAATACCATACTCACCCACGTACTGCCCGCGCTGTTGTTGCTGGGCCTGGTCTGGGCGGGCTTCAGCCCGGCCACCGACGTTTAG
- a CDS encoding TetR/AcrR family transcriptional regulator, which produces MPKRSKEYMAARRNHILDAALQCYIDHGFDKMSLAEICATAGISMGAFYKHFRTKHEVILALADRSLSEQQLVFFPGLAAFRDYLVEIFLEFDTRRRCDAARADLQLINLSFHDDSLRERARKSLEQGEAHLYEAMKDLRQRGEIRADYDVRNGARILHLLLSGLVLTKVIDPSWSAGDAVPIVQAEIARMAPEGSGLS; this is translated from the coding sequence GTGCCTAAACGCAGCAAAGAGTACATGGCGGCCCGCCGCAACCATATTCTGGATGCGGCGCTCCAGTGTTATATCGATCACGGTTTCGACAAGATGTCACTGGCTGAGATATGCGCAACCGCAGGCATCAGCATGGGTGCGTTCTACAAGCACTTCAGGACCAAACACGAGGTCATACTGGCCCTGGCTGATCGCTCCCTCAGTGAGCAACAACTGGTCTTCTTCCCTGGACTGGCGGCGTTTCGCGACTATTTGGTCGAGATTTTTCTCGAATTTGACACTCGCAGACGCTGTGACGCGGCCCGTGCCGACCTGCAGTTGATCAATCTCAGCTTCCATGATGACAGCTTGCGTGAGCGCGCCAGAAAATCGCTGGAACAAGGTGAAGCGCACTTGTACGAAGCCATGAAAGACCTGCGCCAGCGGGGGGAAATCCGCGCTGACTACGACGTTCGCAACGGGGCCCGGATCCTGCACCTGCTGCTCTCGGGTCTGGTGCTGACCAAGGTCATAGACCCCTCCTGGTCAGCCGGTGACGCCGTGCCGATCGTGCAGGCGGAAATTGCCAGGATGGCGCCAGAAGGCTCCGGGCTATCGTAA
- a CDS encoding CocE/NonD family hydrolase, producing the protein MNIRAEEPSFANTLLRAAALLLLPLLAVMPPVQAADSTPRMEAPAEPLAPIRQLFDLRTPMRDGVELSADVWLPAEQGRYPVILLRTPYIKTMPMAELPQLAAYFARQGYAFVIQDVRGRGDSEGEFNFFFQEGEDGHDTVEALADASWSNGRVCMMGVSYWGTVQWLTARERPSGLACIAPTSPAGKYLDELPYNGGAFMMAWALFWLNDTAGRISQGPNAATLDWESIYNHRPLITMDEAMGRKMRLYREFLTHHTMDDYWKRVQFTAADFRKLDLPVLTIAGWFDGDQPGTLFYWQGMNEHSPSKHDRHLVIGPWTHIQSFLGGETEVGDMSFSEDSVLDMKQLHLDFFNRYLKQSSDSFDQPRARLYMTGRNQWLSLDQYPLTDVTPTRLYLASSGNAQQQPGGNLSLDPPTTDGTDRYTYDPRNPVPLDLMATGPYDRQTVQQREDVLIYTTAPRQEALDVVGPVSVELFAASDARDTDFTAAVLDVHPDGSAVPLGPKTVGIIRARYRNGLAQTELLTPGKVERYTIELGHIAHSFQPGHSIRVEISSSAFPMYNPNQNTGNPVATDTEWRSARQTIHHSPEHPSALVLPVADIDALVEQQP; encoded by the coding sequence ATGAATATCCGGGCTGAAGAACCGAGCTTCGCCAATACCCTGCTCCGCGCCGCCGCGCTGCTCCTGCTGCCCCTGCTGGCAGTGATGCCGCCGGTGCAGGCCGCAGATTCCACCCCCCGCATGGAAGCTCCTGCCGAGCCGCTTGCGCCAATCAGGCAGCTGTTTGATCTGCGTACCCCGATGCGCGATGGCGTCGAGCTGTCCGCGGACGTGTGGCTTCCGGCAGAGCAGGGCCGCTACCCGGTAATCCTGCTTCGCACGCCCTACATAAAAACCATGCCCATGGCAGAACTACCGCAGCTGGCGGCCTATTTCGCCAGGCAGGGCTATGCCTTCGTGATTCAGGATGTGCGCGGACGCGGCGATTCAGAGGGCGAGTTCAACTTCTTCTTCCAGGAGGGCGAAGACGGTCATGACACCGTCGAGGCGCTGGCTGATGCGAGCTGGTCCAACGGCAGGGTCTGCATGATGGGGGTGTCCTACTGGGGCACCGTGCAATGGCTGACAGCCAGAGAGCGCCCCTCGGGCCTTGCCTGTATTGCGCCGACCTCACCGGCCGGGAAGTATCTGGACGAGCTGCCCTACAACGGCGGCGCCTTCATGATGGCCTGGGCACTTTTCTGGCTCAATGACACCGCGGGCCGCATCAGCCAGGGTCCCAATGCTGCGACGCTGGATTGGGAGTCGATCTACAATCACCGTCCGCTAATCACCATGGACGAGGCCATGGGCCGCAAGATGCGCCTCTATCGGGAGTTCCTGACCCACCACACCATGGATGACTACTGGAAGCGCGTGCAGTTTACCGCGGCTGACTTTCGCAAGCTTGACCTGCCGGTGCTGACGATCGCCGGCTGGTTCGACGGCGACCAGCCCGGCACCCTGTTTTATTGGCAGGGCATGAACGAGCATTCGCCATCGAAGCATGACCGGCACCTGGTCATCGGTCCCTGGACCCACATCCAGTCCTTTCTGGGCGGCGAAACCGAGGTCGGGGACATGTCTTTCAGCGAGGATTCGGTGCTGGACATGAAGCAGCTGCACCTGGATTTTTTCAATCGTTATCTGAAGCAGTCCAGCGACAGTTTCGATCAGCCCAGAGCCCGCCTGTACATGACGGGCCGCAACCAGTGGTTGTCGCTGGATCAGTATCCGCTGACCGACGTGACCCCTACCCGGCTCTACCTGGCCAGCAGCGGCAACGCCCAGCAGCAGCCCGGCGGCAATCTCAGCCTTGATCCGCCCACGACAGACGGTACCGACCGGTATACCTATGACCCCCGCAACCCGGTGCCGCTCGACCTGATGGCGACGGGGCCCTATGACCGGCAGACCGTTCAGCAAAGAGAAGACGTGCTGATCTACACCACCGCGCCGCGGCAGGAAGCCCTGGACGTGGTAGGGCCGGTTTCCGTCGAGCTCTTTGCCGCGTCCGATGCCCGGGACACGGATTTCACCGCCGCGGTACTGGACGTCCATCCCGATGGTAGCGCCGTACCCCTGGGCCCGAAAACCGTGGGCATCATCCGTGCCCGCTATCGCAACGGCCTGGCCCAGACCGAATTGCTGACCCCTGGCAAGGTGGAGCGCTACACCATTGAGCTGGGCCACATCGCGCACTCCTTCCAGCCGGGCCACAGCATACGGGTGGAGATCTCCAGCAGCGCCTTTCCGATGTACAACCCCAACCAGAATACCGGCAATCCGGTGGCCACTGACACCGAATGGCGCAGCGCCCGACAAACGATACATCACTCCCCCGAGCATCCCTCTGCATTGGTGTTGCCGGTGGCAGATATCGACGCGCTGGTGGAGCAGCAGCCATGA